In Oscillatoria acuminata PCC 6304, a single window of DNA contains:
- a CDS encoding ArsR/SmtB family transcription factor codes for MAVNYSTDKMAVDSLPQSDELECTSEHAIDLENINSIQNQLLNENKAQRMAEFFSFLGDANRLRIISALALKELCVHELAEIVQMTESAVSHQLRNLKAIRLVSYRKEGRRVYYRLQDNHVVSLYEAVTEHLDEE; via the coding sequence ATGGCAGTTAACTATTCTACCGATAAAATGGCCGTAGACTCCCTACCCCAATCCGATGAACTCGAATGCACGTCCGAACACGCGATCGACCTAGAGAATATCAACAGTATCCAAAATCAGCTACTGAATGAAAACAAAGCGCAACGGATGGCGGAGTTTTTCAGCTTTCTCGGGGATGCCAATCGCTTGCGAATTATTTCCGCCTTGGCATTAAAAGAACTCTGCGTTCATGAATTAGCGGAAATTGTCCAGATGACTGAATCTGCTGTTTCCCATCAATTGCGAAATTTAAAAGCAATTCGCTTGGTGAGTTATCGCAAAGAAGGACGCCGGGTTTATTATCGCCTTCAGGATAATCATGTTGTTAGTTTGTATGAGGCAGTTACGGAACATTTGGATGAGGAATGA
- the aguB gene encoding N-carbamoylputrescine amidase yields MTQIVTVAALQTAFCEDKETNVSRVTELVREAASKGAQIILPSELFEGYYFCREERDKFFAWAHPVEGHPTIAQFQKIAAELNVVIPVSFFEKAGPAYYNSVAIVDADGTVLGIYRKSHIPDGPGYEEKFYFRPGNTGFKVWKTTYGTIGVGICWDQWFPECARSMVLMGADLLFYPTAIGSEPLDPDLDTKDPWQRVMIGHAVANIVPVVAANRIGTEEGQTFYGHSFIANQRGDKVAELDRDRPGVICASFDFEAIARTRASFGFFRDRRPELYGVLSTADGTL; encoded by the coding sequence ATGACTCAAATAGTTACGGTTGCAGCGCTACAAACTGCCTTCTGTGAAGATAAAGAAACCAACGTTTCTCGTGTTACTGAATTAGTCCGAGAAGCCGCATCAAAAGGCGCTCAAATTATCCTACCTTCTGAATTATTTGAAGGTTATTATTTTTGTCGCGAAGAACGGGATAAATTTTTTGCTTGGGCACATCCCGTCGAGGGACATCCGACAATTGCTCAATTTCAAAAGATAGCGGCAGAATTAAACGTAGTGATTCCGGTGTCATTTTTTGAAAAGGCTGGACCCGCTTATTATAATAGTGTCGCCATTGTTGATGCGGATGGCACAGTCTTAGGGATTTATCGCAAAAGTCACATTCCCGATGGTCCCGGTTATGAGGAGAAATTCTATTTCCGTCCGGGAAATACGGGATTTAAAGTTTGGAAAACCACCTATGGGACAATCGGCGTGGGAATTTGTTGGGATCAATGGTTTCCAGAATGTGCCCGATCAATGGTATTAATGGGGGCGGATTTGTTGTTTTATCCCACGGCGATCGGCAGTGAACCTCTGGACCCGGATTTAGATACCAAAGACCCCTGGCAACGGGTGATGATTGGTCATGCGGTGGCGAATATTGTCCCCGTTGTGGCAGCAAATCGCATTGGGACAGAAGAGGGACAAACCTTTTATGGTCATTCCTTTATTGCCAATCAACGGGGGGATAAGGTGGCGGAATTAGACCGCGATCGCCCGGGGGTGATTTGTGCCAGCTTTGATTTTGAGGCGATCGCCCGGACTCGGGCCTCTTTTGGCTTTTTCCGCGATCGGCGCCCGGAACTCTACGGCGTTCTCTCTACTGCCGACGGAACACTTTAA
- a CDS encoding aminopeptidase P N-terminal domain-containing protein yields the protein MIEAAEYQQRRQALMEKIGSGTAIFRSAPMAVMHNDVEYTFRQDSDFYYLTGFNEPNAVAVFAPHHEEHQFVLFVQPKDPEKEVWTGYRMGVEGAKERYGADEAYPISELEEKLPQYLIKASCIYYHVGRDRQFNETVLTHWQQLMRTYPKRGTGPVAIQDSGTILHPLRLVKSPAELQLMRKAAEISVKAHIHAQEFAQPGRYEYEIQAEMEHLFRLQGGNGFAYPSIVASGANSCILHYIENDRQLQENDLLLIDAGCAYGYYNADITRTFPISGAFTPEQQTIYDLVLEAQKQAVAQVQPGNPYSKIHETAVRVLVEGLMEIGLLVGDIEEIIKEEKYKPFYMHRTGHWLGLDVHDVGVYQNGEDPQNLQPGNVLTVEPGIYIGLETKPVEGQPEIPDCWRGIGVRIEDDVLVTPDGHEVLTAGVPK from the coding sequence ATGATCGAAGCAGCAGAATATCAGCAACGACGGCAGGCATTGATGGAAAAAATCGGCAGTGGGACCGCGATTTTTCGGAGTGCGCCGATGGCCGTTATGCACAATGATGTAGAATATACGTTTCGGCAGGATAGTGATTTTTACTATTTAACAGGGTTCAATGAACCGAATGCGGTGGCGGTGTTTGCACCCCATCACGAAGAACATCAATTTGTGCTATTCGTGCAACCCAAAGACCCGGAAAAAGAGGTCTGGACGGGATACCGGATGGGTGTGGAAGGTGCAAAGGAACGCTATGGTGCAGATGAAGCCTATCCGATTAGTGAACTGGAAGAAAAGTTACCGCAATATTTAATCAAAGCCAGTTGTATATACTATCACGTTGGGCGCGATCGCCAGTTTAATGAGACGGTTCTCACCCATTGGCAACAGTTGATGAGAACCTATCCCAAGCGGGGAACCGGACCCGTCGCCATTCAAGATTCTGGGACGATTTTACATCCGTTGCGCTTGGTGAAAAGTCCGGCAGAATTACAACTGATGCGAAAAGCTGCGGAAATTTCGGTCAAAGCGCACATTCATGCTCAAGAGTTCGCACAACCCGGGCGATATGAGTATGAAATTCAAGCGGAAATGGAACATTTATTTCGCTTGCAAGGTGGCAATGGGTTTGCTTATCCGTCCATTGTGGCATCGGGTGCGAATAGCTGTATTTTGCACTATATCGAAAACGATCGCCAACTGCAAGAAAACGATTTATTGCTGATTGATGCCGGTTGTGCATACGGATATTACAATGCCGATATCACCCGCACTTTTCCCATCAGTGGTGCGTTTACCCCAGAACAACAGACGATTTATGATCTTGTTCTGGAGGCGCAAAAACAGGCAGTAGCCCAAGTGCAACCGGGAAATCCTTACAGCAAGATTCATGAAACGGCGGTGCGGGTTTTGGTGGAAGGATTAATGGAAATTGGACTGCTGGTGGGAGACATTGAGGAAATTATTAAAGAGGAAAAATATAAGCCGTTCTATATGCACCGAACTGGGCATTGGTTGGGGTTAGATGTACATGATGTGGGAGTGTATCAAAATGGAGAAGACCCGCAGAATTTGCAACCGGGAAATGTCCTCACCGTAGAACCGGGAATTTATATCGGGTTGGAAACGAAACCTGTGGAAGGACAACCGGAAATCCCGGACTGCTGGCGGGGTATTGGGGTGCGGATTGAGGATGATGTATTGGTGACCCCAGATGGACATGAAGTTTTAACCGCAGGTGTGCCTAAATAA
- a CDS encoding AAA family ATPase: MTIERITQGIREATGDRFLLLYGANTSDSFCSEDLILQDIEQVLHRYLKGQGYQRIAFYSGNRKLYFLDTDSRDRALLRPPIPSPVQGQSDIKVTPGPLGRKKRFLGKKNAQQTPETPPNPHPSPSTTRPQRMQDRDVLPLLQNFMEDTRQSSAIVFANPEDLRRFELLRQLDSAIVEWSRLLPTNRNLCVFIFHQDTYSELQSFCQQIGLTFLSNLLLNRERSQNLVNICNVGTPPASEIGYLIQRFRLKYQQKIAWNELKQLTTALTQESKPLKYWHERFLSSAEFSLKQAEREQWMQTMPLPTAAELTEKLRQQVIGHSEAVATLVKLVRGKIAAQKSPKPLVILLPGPTGTGKTELSKALASALGTPLERCDMGEYGEEHKVSNLFGSPLGYVGSEQGGWLPNALRRNQQRCILLFDEIEKAHESIWRQLLAFFDEGRASDVNGTVISPKDTICLLTTNLASEAISETPNRAKEILQKNGYLPPEFIGRIDKVIPLTRLELAEQTEMIFRLLKRFAQERYNIEVVVDEPGLTALVRTTYEPAQNYGGRGVNEAIADLFTDDLIELQTQNIDRAALSIEGEKMRIIPGNCEQPELDFAAIAAGSGRRNQASLEGLLQELDAMIGLSSVKAAMHELVASEQAKQRLRQAGYETDDRITRHLVFLGNPGTGKTTVAELVGAIFKALGILKKGQLIKVDKPRDSLVAEYVGQTAPKTRGKVEEALDGILLIDEAYALASHRGGGQDYGQEAVDTLVPMLENYRDRLVVIFAGYTQPMQAFLATNPGLQSRIAKTIEFPDYTGEEMLEIFLSYCRTSKPAYRCLPEVQQAVLERLNWMYQMRDRHFGNARDVRNLFEAMVQLQQVRLIRDNLEGEAMITFAKHDLPSFNLG, encoded by the coding sequence GTGACGATTGAGCGAATTACCCAGGGAATACGAGAGGCAACTGGCGATCGCTTTCTGCTCTTATATGGAGCAAATACCAGTGATTCGTTTTGTAGTGAGGATTTAATTCTCCAAGATATCGAACAGGTATTGCATCGCTATCTTAAGGGTCAAGGATATCAGAGAATTGCTTTTTATTCCGGCAATCGGAAACTGTATTTTCTGGATACAGACTCTCGCGATCGCGCCTTGTTACGCCCTCCGATTCCCTCTCCGGTTCAGGGCCAATCTGACATCAAGGTTACCCCCGGTCCTTTGGGACGAAAAAAGCGATTTTTAGGCAAAAAAAACGCCCAGCAAACCCCAGAAACTCCCCCCAATCCTCACCCCTCTCCCTCCACAACTCGTCCCCAACGAATGCAGGACCGGGATGTGCTGCCTTTGTTGCAAAATTTTATGGAAGATACTCGCCAATCCTCTGCGATCGTTTTTGCGAATCCCGAAGATTTGCGGCGATTTGAGCTATTGCGGCAACTGGATAGCGCAATTGTAGAATGGTCGCGATTATTGCCGACTAATCGCAATTTATGCGTGTTTATTTTCCATCAAGATACTTATTCAGAACTCCAATCCTTTTGTCAGCAAATTGGTTTAACATTTTTGAGTAATCTTTTGCTGAACCGCGAGCGTTCTCAAAATTTGGTGAATATTTGTAATGTCGGGACGCCCCCTGCTTCGGAAATCGGCTATTTAATCCAGCGTTTTCGGTTAAAATATCAACAAAAAATTGCCTGGAATGAATTGAAGCAATTAACCACCGCTTTAACCCAAGAATCTAAACCGTTAAAATATTGGCATGAGCGGTTTCTATCCAGTGCAGAATTTTCCTTAAAACAGGCAGAACGAGAACAATGGATGCAGACAATGCCCCTGCCAACAGCGGCAGAATTGACGGAAAAACTCCGGCAACAGGTGATTGGACATTCCGAAGCAGTCGCCACTCTGGTTAAATTAGTCCGGGGCAAAATCGCCGCCCAAAAAAGTCCTAAACCCTTGGTCATTTTGTTACCAGGACCCACAGGAACAGGCAAAACCGAACTGAGTAAAGCCCTTGCATCAGCCCTTGGAACCCCCTTGGAACGGTGTGATATGGGGGAATATGGAGAAGAACATAAAGTCTCCAATCTGTTTGGTAGTCCCCTAGGATATGTCGGTTCAGAACAGGGGGGATGGTTACCCAATGCTTTGCGACGGAATCAGCAGCGCTGTATTTTGTTGTTTGATGAAATTGAAAAAGCCCATGAGTCTATCTGGCGGCAACTGTTAGCTTTTTTTGATGAAGGGCGCGCTAGTGATGTGAATGGGACGGTGATTTCCCCGAAAGATACGATTTGTTTGTTGACCACCAATTTAGCCAGTGAAGCCATTAGCGAAACGCCGAATCGGGCTAAGGAAATCTTACAAAAAAACGGATATTTGCCTCCAGAATTTATCGGGCGGATTGATAAAGTAATTCCCCTCACTCGCTTGGAACTAGCGGAACAGACAGAGATGATTTTTCGGTTACTGAAACGGTTTGCTCAGGAGCGATATAACATTGAGGTGGTTGTTGATGAGCCTGGATTAACGGCTTTAGTCCGCACCACTTATGAACCGGCACAAAACTATGGAGGACGGGGAGTTAATGAAGCGATCGCCGACCTATTTACCGATGATTTAATTGAGTTACAAACCCAGAATATTGACCGGGCAGCATTGAGCATAGAAGGAGAAAAAATGCGGATTATTCCGGGCAATTGTGAACAACCGGAGTTAGATTTTGCGGCCATTGCTGCCGGTTCCGGGCGACGAAATCAGGCCAGCTTAGAAGGGTTACTCCAGGAACTAGATGCGATGATTGGGTTAAGTTCAGTCAAAGCGGCGATGCATGAATTAGTCGCTAGTGAACAGGCGAAACAACGATTGCGACAAGCGGGATATGAAACCGACGATCGCATCACCCGCCATCTGGTTTTTTTAGGCAATCCCGGAACTGGAAAAACCACGGTTGCGGAACTGGTAGGGGCAATTTTTAAAGCCTTGGGAATTCTCAAAAAAGGCCAACTGATTAAAGTTGATAAACCCCGAGATTCATTGGTGGCGGAATATGTAGGACAAACCGCCCCAAAAACCCGGGGGAAAGTCGAAGAAGCCCTGGATGGAATTTTGTTGATTGATGAAGCCTATGCGCTGGCATCACACAGGGGAGGGGGACAGGATTATGGTCAAGAAGCCGTGGATACCCTTGTCCCGATGCTGGAAAATTATCGCGATCGCCTTGTAGTAATTTTTGCCGGTTATACCCAACCGATGCAAGCCTTTTTAGCCACCAATCCGGGTCTCCAGTCCCGCATCGCCAAAACCATCGAATTTCCCGACTATACCGGGGAGGAAATGCTAGAAATTTTCCTGTCCTATTGCCGGACTTCTAAACCTGCTTACCGTTGTCTTCCGGAGGTACAACAAGCGGTATTAGAAAGACTGAATTGGATGTACCAGATGCGCGATCGCCACTTTGGTAACGCCCGAGATGTCCGCAATCTGTTTGAGGCAATGGTCCAATTACAACAGGTTCGTCTCATCCGCGACAACCTGGAAGGGGAAGCAATGATTACCTTTGCTAAACATGATTTACCGTCATTCAACTTAGGCTAA
- a CDS encoding metal ABC transporter ATP-binding protein: MRMGEEWDGNRRELDAAFTRDYSIVKIENLSVYRGTYPALRDVSFELKSGTNVAVVGPNGAGKSTLVQAILGLIPRSSGQVEIMGRPLEKLGRLRSHLGYIPQTFLFDRTFPVSVGEVVGLGWQEREPFSLWRMQRFPWQSNPEKETAVLSALRRVDALHLRHRAVGALSGGQLKRVLLAYCLVMSRQLLILDEALAGVDVQGEADFYTLLNELKTEQNWTVLQVSHDLNMVNRHCDRVICLNQTLVCSGAPDIALAPQNLLATYGPGFAHYHHDH, from the coding sequence ATGAGAATGGGTGAAGAGTGGGATGGTAATCGCCGGGAATTAGATGCGGCTTTTACTCGGGATTACTCGATTGTTAAAATTGAAAATCTGAGTGTTTACCGAGGCACTTATCCGGCCTTGCGGGATGTTTCTTTTGAATTAAAGTCGGGAACGAATGTCGCCGTAGTTGGGCCAAATGGGGCGGGAAAAAGCACCTTAGTTCAAGCGATTTTAGGGTTAATTCCCCGCAGTTCGGGCCAGGTGGAAATTATGGGAAGACCTTTAGAAAAACTGGGCCGGTTGCGATCGCATCTCGGTTATATTCCCCAGACTTTTCTGTTCGATCGCACCTTTCCCGTTTCCGTTGGGGAAGTCGTGGGACTCGGATGGCAAGAACGGGAACCGTTTTCCCTCTGGCGAATGCAGCGGTTTCCCTGGCAGTCGAACCCCGAGAAAGAGACGGCAGTCCTGTCAGCATTGCGGCGAGTGGATGCCTTGCATTTGCGCCATCGGGCAGTCGGTGCTCTGAGTGGAGGACAATTAAAGCGGGTATTACTCGCCTATTGTTTAGTCATGTCTCGCCAATTGCTGATTTTAGATGAGGCATTGGCAGGAGTTGATGTTCAGGGAGAGGCGGATTTTTACACCCTGTTAAATGAGTTGAAAACTGAACAAAATTGGACGGTTTTGCAAGTATCCCATGACCTGAATATGGTCAATCGCCATTGCGATCGCGTGATTTGTTTAAATCAAACCCTCGTCTGTAGCGGTGCACCGGATATTGCCCTAGCGCCTCAAAATTTGTTAGCGACTTATGGTCCAGGTTTTGCTCACTATCATCATGATCATTGA
- a CDS encoding metal ABC transporter solute-binding protein, Zn/Mn family, which yields MVISKILSRSLIPLLLLPMAIACREPVAQTETDTQLAASDAPSLNVVATFLPMYWFTRAVTGDSAQVQVLIPPGSDVHEYQARPADVQAISTANILVKNGIGLEEFLDNTIANANNPNLQEINASAGIQPLNDNTPVVKAVDSSHDHDHDEEHHHDHAEGNPHVWLDPVFAQQQVTTIREGLIAAYPANKAIYEANADAYIQQLNQLDQEFRQTLSQYPNCSFITFHDAYPYLANRYNLQQVAVVSVPDASLSPQDLQKTVQAVQQYQAKALFSEPQVENRVLRTLATDLNLPLYEIDPLESGPLDPQHYLTAMRGNLETIVNACR from the coding sequence ATGGTGATTTCTAAAATTTTGAGCCGATCGCTCATTCCACTGCTGCTATTGCCGATGGCGATCGCCTGTCGTGAACCCGTTGCACAGACGGAGACTGACACCCAACTCGCGGCATCGGACGCCCCCTCCCTGAATGTTGTGGCAACATTTCTGCCCATGTATTGGTTTACTCGCGCTGTGACGGGGGATAGCGCACAGGTGCAAGTGCTGATTCCTCCGGGAAGCGATGTCCATGAATACCAAGCGCGACCTGCCGATGTCCAGGCGATCTCCACTGCCAATATTTTAGTCAAAAATGGCATCGGTTTAGAGGAATTTCTGGACAATACAATTGCTAATGCCAATAATCCCAACCTACAGGAAATTAATGCGAGTGCAGGGATTCAACCTTTAAATGACAATACCCCGGTTGTGAAAGCGGTGGATAGCAGTCATGATCATGATCATGATGAAGAACATCACCATGATCATGCCGAAGGTAATCCTCATGTTTGGCTTGATCCCGTATTCGCTCAACAACAAGTTACCACAATTCGAGAGGGTTTAATCGCCGCATATCCGGCCAATAAAGCTATTTATGAAGCCAATGCAGACGCTTATATTCAACAATTAAACCAACTGGATCAAGAGTTTCGGCAGACTTTATCTCAATATCCCAATTGTAGCTTTATTACCTTTCATGATGCCTATCCTTATCTAGCCAATCGGTACAATTTACAGCAAGTTGCTGTTGTGTCTGTGCCGGATGCGAGTCTGTCTCCCCAGGATCTCCAAAAAACAGTGCAAGCGGTTCAACAGTATCAAGCGAAGGCACTATTTTCTGAACCGCAAGTGGAAAATCGAGTATTGAGAACTCTGGCAACGGACCTGAATTTACCGCTATATGAAATTGACCCTTTAGAATCGGGACCCCTTGACCCCCAACATTATTTGACTGCGATGCGGGGAAATTTAGAAACAATTGTAAATGCTTGTCGGTAA
- a CDS encoding metal ABC transporter permease, whose translation MMITNLLEIFNPCQGSLLLGNTPIANLLELLSFPFMQRAIVGGVLMGILGGFLGTFVVLRQLSFFSHAVGHSALVGVVLGVLLQVNPNWTLLPFTLLFGLSSLYLIERTKLPSDSVFSIAVSGALAIGVILTSFIPGYRGNLMAVLFGDILAIGQTDIILIVGLLGVSCLFLFSTWRQQILLTLNPELAQVQGIAVDIHRYLFVVLLSLTVAISIKAVGILLINAFLVIPAATAKLITHHFTTFIAISILLGATSSLVGMLGSGLFNFASGPSIVVVQFSVFLAVLAGSQILTLKVFRRQ comes from the coding sequence ATGATGATAACGAATTTATTGGAAATCTTCAACCCTTGTCAGGGATCTTTACTTTTGGGGAATACGCCGATCGCCAACTTACTGGAATTGCTGAGTTTCCCTTTCATGCAACGGGCGATCGTCGGTGGGGTCTTGATGGGAATTCTCGGGGGGTTCCTGGGCACGTTTGTGGTTTTGCGTCAACTCTCATTTTTTAGTCATGCCGTGGGACATTCGGCATTAGTCGGGGTGGTGTTAGGGGTGTTGTTGCAAGTCAACCCGAATTGGACGCTGTTACCCTTTACCCTGTTATTTGGACTCTCCTCGCTGTATCTAATCGAACGCACGAAATTGCCCAGTGATAGTGTGTTTAGTATAGCGGTTTCCGGGGCCTTGGCAATTGGAGTGATTTTGACCAGTTTTATCCCCGGATATCGGGGGAATTTAATGGCGGTGTTGTTTGGAGATATCCTGGCGATCGGGCAAACTGATATTATCTTAATTGTAGGATTACTGGGGGTCAGTTGCCTGTTTTTATTCTCAACTTGGCGGCAGCAAATTTTACTCACCCTGAATCCGGAACTGGCCCAAGTTCAAGGGATTGCTGTTGATATTCATCGCTATTTATTTGTGGTCTTGCTGTCTCTGACGGTAGCGATTTCTATCAAAGCAGTGGGAATTTTACTGATTAATGCTTTTCTGGTGATTCCCGCAGCAACCGCCAAATTAATCACTCATCATTTTACCACCTTTATTGCCATTTCTATACTATTGGGCGCAACCAGTTCTCTGGTGGGAATGCTAGGGTCGGGACTGTTTAATTTTGCCTCGGGTCCTAGCATTGTGGTGGTGCAATTTTCAGTGTTTTTGGCGGTATTAGCTGGGAGTCAAATCCTCACCCTTAAAGTGTTCCGTCGGCAGTAG
- a CDS encoding agmatine deiminase family protein encodes MTTLTPPVVTDRMPAEWEPHQACWLAFPSHEDLWMESLEAARREFVDLCWAIADPDPVSGECRGEPLEILVLNEAIQAIAEAALKGISARFHIIPFGDIWLRDIGPIFRIEPDGTLATVWFNFNGWGEKYILPGDDQVAKTVSDRLNLPSYHFPVTLEGGAIEVDGEGTCLTTRQCLLNANRNPKLTQAELEEILQAAFGVSKVLWLNQGLLNDHTDGHIDTIARFIAPGVVLCMEPREADDPNAAVLTEIAQNLSEMTDAKGRPLEVIRIPSPGKIVDDSGEIVPASYANFYIGNRTVVVPTYGAKYDQEAVEAIAKLFPTRRTIGRSAKAILLGGGAFHCITQQQPTGRQQQPAGVQTIGGLIAKVG; translated from the coding sequence TTGACTACCCTAACTCCCCCTGTGGTGACGGATCGAATGCCTGCTGAATGGGAACCCCATCAGGCTTGTTGGTTGGCTTTTCCCAGTCATGAAGACCTCTGGATGGAGAGTTTAGAGGCGGCGCGTCGGGAATTTGTGGACCTTTGTTGGGCGATCGCGGACCCGGATCCCGTCTCCGGCGAATGCCGTGGCGAACCGTTAGAAATTCTCGTCCTCAATGAAGCAATACAAGCTATTGCTGAAGCTGCCTTAAAAGGCATTTCCGCCCGATTTCATATTATCCCTTTTGGAGATATTTGGCTGCGGGATATTGGCCCAATTTTTCGGATTGAACCGGATGGCACTTTGGCTACAGTTTGGTTTAATTTTAATGGGTGGGGTGAAAAATATATCCTCCCTGGTGATGATCAAGTGGCAAAAACTGTCAGCGATCGCCTCAATTTACCCAGTTACCATTTCCCTGTTACCCTAGAAGGTGGGGCGATCGAAGTAGATGGGGAAGGCACTTGTTTAACTACTCGTCAATGTTTGTTAAATGCCAATCGCAATCCCAAACTCACTCAAGCGGAATTAGAAGAAATTCTGCAAGCTGCCTTTGGGGTTTCTAAAGTGTTATGGTTAAATCAAGGCTTACTCAACGATCATACCGATGGACATATTGACACGATCGCCCGATTTATTGCCCCTGGGGTCGTCTTATGTATGGAACCCCGAGAGGCAGATGATCCGAATGCCGCAGTCCTCACAGAAATTGCTCAGAATTTGTCAGAAATGACCGATGCCAAAGGTCGTCCCTTAGAAGTAATTCGCATTCCCTCCCCGGGTAAAATTGTTGATGACAGTGGCGAAATTGTTCCAGCGAGTTATGCCAATTTTTATATTGGAAATCGCACCGTTGTCGTTCCCACCTACGGCGCAAAGTATGATCAAGAAGCCGTAGAGGCGATCGCCAAACTGTTCCCCACGCGCCGGACTATCGGGCGATCGGCAAAAGCAATTTTATTAGGCGGTGGTGCTTTTCACTGCATCACCCAACAACAACCGACTGGTAGGCAGCAACAACCGGCGGGGGTTCAAACGATTGGCGGCCTAATAGCTAAAGTCGGTTGA